One genomic window of Punica granatum isolate Tunisia-2019 chromosome 1, ASM765513v2, whole genome shotgun sequence includes the following:
- the LOC116203452 gene encoding basic salivary proline-rich protein 2-like, which translates to MDQQQPNGNSVPHPKSRTAQTSSDHQDEDQQQACQFTTASSSRTGFQQHSPDTDSGFSNSPSGQYHHGFYGDSNNRAPSSSPLVGIEEGSSSSNQGSKNKEIVSSSSMQGPGQPMATGPSRDLRSTPLGSHHQYPSGKASTSNPRPLGPSTTHLGASVAIAERRMGPENRVSAQGPSPDLVASAGHHHQYQPGDHQKQQVLSELHRDMKARASLADFAKKWSKQPDSPPRPSSPETLRLVKELAAELPPPTPYVPDNLTKNGGHPLSVGGSNTMGHPRSGTLSDHQCHKQQANATSGIEDERVLHQPPPPPQSPPRLASPQPQSRPATPAQPLRPATPQPPLRPATPAQPPRPATPSPYTLDDKQFPPLSDEHRKKKKKKNKK; encoded by the exons ATGGATCAACAGCAGCCGAACGGCAATTCTGTTCCCCATCCAAAATCACGAACGGCGCAAACATCGAGTGATCATCAAGATGAAGATCAGCAGCAGGCCTGCCAGTTCACCACTGCATCATCATCGAGGACAGGGTTTCAACAGCATTCCCCAGACACCGACTCTGGCTTCTCCAACTCGCCAAGCGGACAATATCACCATGGCTTTTATGGTGACAGCAACAACAGAGCACCCTCGTCATCGCCTTTGGTGGGCATCGAAGAAG GATCATCTTCCAGCAACCAAGGCAGCAAAAATAAAGAGATTGTGTCATCATCATCGATGCAGGGCCCCGGACAGCCGATGGCCACGGGACCATCAAGGGACCTTAGGTCTACCCCTCTAGGATCTCATCATCAGTACCCGAGTGGCAAGGCCTCCACATCGAATCCTCGCCCACTGGGACCGTCAACAACCCATTTGGGTGCATCAGTGGCCATCGCGGAGCGAAGGATGG GGCCAGAGAACAGGGTTTCTGCTCAGGGCCCCTCGCCAGATTTAGTAGCATCGGCCGGACATCATCATCAGTATCAACCAGGAGACCATCAAAAGCAGCAGGTGCTCAGCGAACTTCACCGTGATATGAAAGCCCGAGCATCCCTTGCAGACTTTGCCAAGAAATGGAGTAAGCAGCCCGACTCGCCACCCAGGCCGTCTTCCCCAGAGACCCTTAGACTGGTTAAGGAACTTGCTGCAGAGCTTCCTCCCCCGACACCCTATGTTCCAGATAATCTAACAAAAAATGGAGGTCATCCTCTGTCAGTGGGCGGGAGCAACACTATGGGCCACCCAAGGTCAGGAACACTGAGTGATCATCAGTGTCACAAGCAACAGGCCAACGCCACCTCGGGCATAGAAGACGAGAGGGTACTCCACcagccaccaccaccaccccaATCGCCACCTAGGCTAGCATCGCCGCAGCCGCAATCAAGGCCTGCAACTCCAGCACAGCCACTAAGGCCTGCAACACCACAGCCGCCATTAAGGCCTGCAACGCCAGCACAGCCACCAAGGCCAGCAACGCCATCACCCTATACTCTCGATGATAAGCAGTTTCCTCCACTTTCAGATGAAcacaggaagaagaagaagaagaagaataagaagtaG